The following are from one region of the Magallana gigas chromosome 6, xbMagGiga1.1, whole genome shotgun sequence genome:
- the LOC109617250 gene encoding uncharacterized protein, producing the protein MVKLVWDFKGWMENSLINSHGLMDQFVFRIHTVDKERRIPIFHYRKGERERLMPDAADDTTYEVHHDRCGILIFKDMDFLQRAPDCVAPTDKSMYLDWILKETCPKQLKSGLLTSTEQQWWGSFSSVVMTYLKTSRNVDFPLIHLIESVKEIPETLMSHPVETRLQELEDKAMKRALVYTGNYLPPKKRKAAEKSKKQRK; encoded by the exons ATGGTAAAATTGGTTTGGGATTTTAAGGGATGGATGGAAAATAGCCTGATCAACAGCCACGGTCTTATGGATCAATTTGTATTTCGGATCCACACAGTTGACAAAG aAAGAAGGATACCAATTTTCCACTATAGAAAGGGCGAGAGAGAACGATTGATGCCGGATGCAGCTGATGACACCACTTATGAGGTTCATCATGATAGGTGCGGAATACTGATATTCAAG GACATGGATTTTCTACAAAGAGCCCCAGATTGTGTTGCTCCAACGGACAAGAGCATGTATCTGGATtggattttaaaagaaacatgCCCAAAACAACTAAAATCTGGCCTGCTTACTTCCACAGAGCAGCAATGGTGGGGGAGTTTTTCATCGGTGGTCATGACGTATCTTAAGACTTCAAGAAAT GTGGATTTCCCATTGATTcatttgattgaaagtgtaaaAGAGATACCAGAAACTCTGATGTCGCATCCAGTGGAGACGAGACTTCAAGAGCTCGAGGACAAGGCAATGAAAAGAGCACTG GTGTACACTGGTAACTATTTACCTCCGAAAAAGAGGAAAGCAGCAGAGAAGAGCAAAAAGcagagaaaataa